Proteins found in one bacterium genomic segment:
- a CDS encoding deoxyguanosinetriphosphate triphosphohydrolase has protein sequence MVIREIVEDFEKKRLSKYATLSSKSMGREKEEEACSIRTIFQRDRDRIIHSKAFRELKYKTQVFLLPEVESIRTRLTHTIEVAQIARTIARALRLNEDLTEAIALGHDLGHPAFGHTGEDALRGVCPLGFNHSEQSLRIVEVLEKDGEGLNLTYETRDGILKHSLGEDDLLAYDFKKAGPITLEGAIVLFSDKIAYINHDIQDGEEAGLISIEDLPKEEIKLLGRKSSERINKMIKAVITESLEKDYIGMEREVLEATASLRAYLYKNLYQHPRIQEEAEKAKRVIEELYSYYLKNPERIEEKFWFLKNVPIERLISDYIVSLSDMSALNSYKSIFFPIPWKEAK, from the coding sequence ATGGTGATTAGGGAAATCGTTGAGGATTTTGAGAAAAAGAGGCTCTCAAAATATGCAACCCTCTCAAGCAAGAGTATGGGAAGGGAAAAGGAGGAGGAAGCTTGCTCGATAAGGACAATATTCCAGAGGGATAGGGACAGGATAATTCATTCAAAGGCATTTAGGGAGCTTAAATATAAAACACAGGTATTCTTACTTCCCGAGGTAGAATCTATCAGGACAAGGCTTACCCATACGATTGAGGTTGCTCAAATTGCCAGGACAATTGCCAGGGCTTTAAGGCTAAATGAGGATTTAACCGAGGCAATTGCTCTGGGACACGACCTTGGACATCCTGCATTTGGTCATACAGGCGAGGATGCCTTAAGGGGTGTTTGCCCACTTGGTTTTAATCATTCTGAACAATCTTTAAGGATAGTGGAGGTATTAGAGAAGGATGGGGAGGGATTAAACCTTACCTATGAGACAAGAGATGGAATATTAAAGCATTCATTGGGAGAAGATGACCTGTTGGCTTACGATTTTAAAAAAGCAGGGCCAATTACACTGGAGGGTGCAATTGTTCTCTTTTCCGACAAAATTGCCTATATAAACCATGATATTCAGGATGGAGAGGAGGCAGGACTTATATCAATTGAGGATCTTCCAAAGGAAGAGATAAAGCTATTGGGAAGAAAAAGCTCAGAGAGGATAAACAAGATGATCAAGGCTGTGATTACAGAGAGCCTGGAAAAGGATTATATCGGGATGGAAAGGGAGGTTTTAGAGGCAACCGCAAGCTTGAGAGCATATCTTTACAAAAACCTATATCAACACCCAAGGATACAGGAGGAGGCAGAAAAGGCAAAGAGGGTTATTGAGGAGCTATATTCGTATTACCTTAAGAATCCAGAGAGGATAGAGGAGAAATTTTGGTTTCTTAAAAATGTACCAATTGAAAGGCTTATCTCTGATTATATCGTAAGCCTTTCTGATATGTCTGCCCTCAATTCATACAAAAGTATATTCTTCCCCATTCCATGGAAAGAAGCAAAGTAA
- a CDS encoding helix-turn-helix transcriptional regulator, whose translation MQIGKVLKEKRENMGLTLEEIERRMFVSKRYLSSLENDDISVFPKVSSAIQMIRQYARFLGFEDFEIANMVKNFNPRIRPSIILFGPLVYIILLLILLVIAIIAINL comes from the coding sequence ATGCAAATAGGAAAAGTTCTTAAAGAAAAAAGGGAGAATATGGGATTGACCCTTGAGGAGATAGAAAGGAGGATGTTTGTCTCAAAAAGGTATCTTTCTTCACTTGAGAATGATGATATATCTGTTTTTCCCAAGGTCTCATCTGCTATCCAAATGATTAGGCAATATGCCAGATTTCTTGGCTTTGAAGACTTTGAGATAGCAAACATGGTAAAAAATTTCAATCCCAGAATAAGACCTTCAATAATTCTTTTTGGACCACTTGTCTATATTATCCTCCTTCTTATCCTCCTTGTGATAGCCATTATCGCGATAAATCTATAA
- a CDS encoding phosphomannose isomerase type II C-terminal cupin domain, which yields MIFEEKPWGRYDVLDSGKNFKVKRIKVYPGHRLSLQLHHKRSEHWVVVSGCANVRVSDKELILKSGDCVFIPVSSPHRLENKGKEDLVVIEIAFGDYIEEDDIERIEDDYGR from the coding sequence ATGATCTTTGAAGAGAAACCGTGGGGAAGGTATGATGTCTTGGATTCTGGAAAGAATTTTAAGGTAAAGAGGATAAAGGTTTATCCTGGCCATAGATTAAGCCTTCAGCTTCACCACAAAAGGTCTGAACATTGGGTTGTTGTATCGGGATGTGCAAATGTCAGGGTTTCTGATAAGGAGCTAATCCTTAAAAGTGGAGATTGTGTTTTTATTCCTGTATCCTCTCCCCATCGCTTAGAAAACAAAGGAAAAGAAGACCTTGTTGTTATTGAAATAGCCTTTGGAGATTATATAGAAGAAGATGATATTGAAAGAATAGAGGATGATTATGGAAGATAA
- a CDS encoding sugar phosphate nucleotidyltransferase, producing the protein MEDNTYVVILVGGPGKRLWPLSTKEKPKPFLPLITEKPLIKETLDRVSDIFSSKQIRFVLSKEHKNLAQKIFPWSSCENYIIEPEPRDTAAAIGLTCFSLPPNSTLLVLSSDHYISENKAFQKGLISGIKFLEENPDFVLVFGIKPERPETGYGYIEKESLLKENIYKVARFVEKPDYEKARKYIKNPNYFWNSGIFIFKNKTMQSHFKKFLPEHFRVLSEGNLKEFKKLKKVSIDYGIMEQIKNIGMIEGDFLWDDMGGYSSLLRVHKKDESSNIVFGNHKGIETKDCIIYSENGNIGTMGISNLVIAYSKGNILVASRDRLDEIKRLVDIIDE; encoded by the coding sequence ATGGAAGATAATACATATGTTGTTATTTTGGTGGGAGGGCCTGGAAAGAGGCTTTGGCCCCTTTCCACAAAAGAAAAGCCAAAGCCATTCCTTCCTTTAATAACAGAAAAGCCTTTAATAAAAGAAACCCTAGATAGGGTCTCTGATATATTTTCATCTAAGCAAATAAGGTTTGTTTTATCCAAAGAGCATAAAAATCTTGCTCAAAAGATATTTCCTTGGTCATCTTGTGAAAACTATATCATTGAGCCAGAGCCAAGGGATACCGCAGCGGCAATTGGCCTGACCTGCTTTAGCCTTCCTCCTAATTCCACATTGCTTGTTTTATCATCCGACCATTATATTTCTGAGAATAAAGCCTTTCAAAAGGGCCTTATCTCGGGAATAAAATTTTTAGAAGAAAACCCAGATTTTGTCTTGGTCTTTGGGATAAAGCCAGAAAGGCCAGAAACAGGCTATGGCTATATTGAAAAAGAAAGCCTTCTGAAAGAAAACATCTACAAGGTAGCCAGGTTTGTGGAAAAGCCAGATTATGAAAAGGCGAGGAAATATATAAAAAACCCAAATTATTTTTGGAACTCGGGGATTTTTATCTTTAAAAATAAAACGATGCAGAGCCATTTTAAAAAATTTCTTCCTGAGCATTTTAGGGTTCTTTCCGAAGGTAATCTTAAGGAATTCAAGAAGTTAAAGAAAGTTTCCATTGACTATGGTATAATGGAGCAGATTAAAAACATTGGAATGATTGAGGGAGATTTTTTGTGGGATGATATGGGAGGATATTCCTCCCTTTTAAGGGTTCATAAGAAAGATGAAAGTAGCAACATTGTCTTTGGCAATCATAAGGGGATTGAGACAAAGGATTGCATTATCTATTCAGAAAATGGTAATATTGGAACCATGGGAATCTCAAATCTTGTGATTGCATATTCAAAGGGGAATATCCTGGTTGCCTCAAGGGATAGATTGGATGAAATAAAAAGGCTGGTTGATATTATCGATGAATAA
- a CDS encoding class I SAM-dependent methyltransferase — protein MELEGLFCPYCGGELKISEIEWADGIVKCACSEWPFLSNILILKKGDETKRAIEYIKKGKPDKAAFLFLMKESKSLFFAWAALHRMSFFTTMGLWGYRFWTEYTRYRFSSPTFLSFIPLTFIIKDMQGEILDFGCGTGHSLFFLSKWIAPERITAIDRQFSALYLAKKFFCKEARFICLDGDFSLPFSNNTFSNILSLDSFHFVEAKKTLSSEFMRILKDNGTIFLSHLHNKNRENPVSGIPLAPSDYLRLFKGMEYRAVPDYKIKESAFEGKLDISINEDVGNFASFSLILTKNPKIFKEYAIDILENLKNPIINPIYKYKEKKAGFIVKRRGLSGLYRNEYPEVETYIKKEAFIYKRDIEARKRELFTKLFLVDAPAGYK, from the coding sequence ATGGAACTAGAAGGATTGTTTTGTCCATATTGTGGGGGGGAGCTTAAGATAAGCGAAATAGAATGGGCAGATGGCATTGTTAAATGCGCCTGTTCAGAATGGCCATTCCTTTCAAACATCCTTATTTTAAAAAAGGGTGATGAAACAAAGAGGGCAATTGAGTATATAAAAAAGGGAAAGCCAGATAAGGCGGCATTTCTCTTTTTGATGAAGGAGAGCAAAAGCCTATTTTTTGCTTGGGCAGCCTTACATAGAATGAGCTTCTTTACCACAATGGGTCTTTGGGGCTACAGATTCTGGACAGAATACACAAGATATAGGTTTTCCTCGCCAACATTTTTATCCTTTATTCCCCTTACCTTTATTATTAAGGATATGCAGGGTGAAATTTTGGATTTTGGCTGCGGCACAGGCCATAGCTTATTCTTTCTTTCAAAATGGATAGCACCAGAAAGGATTACAGCCATTGACAGGCAATTTTCTGCCCTTTATTTAGCAAAGAAATTCTTCTGTAAGGAGGCAAGGTTTATCTGCCTTGATGGAGATTTCTCCCTTCCCTTTTCCAATAATACATTTTCTAATATCCTCTCTTTGGATTCATTCCATTTTGTAGAAGCAAAGAAGACCTTATCTTCTGAGTTTATGAGAATATTGAAAGATAATGGTACAATATTTCTCTCCCACCTTCATAACAAAAATAGGGAGAATCCTGTATCAGGCATTCCACTTGCACCCTCTGATTATCTCAGGTTATTTAAAGGAATGGAATACAGGGCAGTTCCGGATTATAAAATAAAGGAATCCGCTTTTGAAGGAAAGCTAGATATTTCTATAAACGAGGATGTGGGAAACTTTGCCTCCTTTTCCCTTATCCTTACAAAAAACCCAAAAATATTTAAGGAATATGCAATAGATATTCTTGAGAACCTTAAAAATCCCATAATAAATCCAATATATAAATACAAGGAGAAAAAGGCTGGTTTTATTGTAAAAAGAAGGGGTTTAAGTGGGCTATATAGAAATGAATATCCCGAGGTGGAAACATATATCAAAAAAGAGGCATTTATCTACAAGAGGGATATTGAGGCAAGGAAAAGGGAGTTATTTACAAAGCTCTTTTTGGTTGATGCACCAGCAGGATATAAATGA
- a CDS encoding elongation factor G: protein MYSSDKIRNIALVSHRGAGKTSLAEALLFKTGKIDRLGSVDLETSFFDYGEEERKRKTTISSNIGFFEYKGYKINIIDTPGYFDFIGEVRAGLRAVEGVILLIDAEAGVQVGTENVGKIAAEYNLPLLIFINKLDKENADFNKTIEQIRKKLSPSSPCLFIPNGRGANFSSIRDVLKEDCPEKERLLEAISETDDKLLEKYLEKGELSSSEIMEGLTSGIRERKIFPILCGSSLKEIGITELLDAIISFIPAYHKTIALNPENKEVLVNKDSPFSGFVFKVISDPHVGELTFVKVLSFKMESGCEVYNSRQKHKEKLGHLMFVCGKTRQDISGIPAGDIGVAVKLKGVKISDTLCDPRYLITFPEIKFPEQSISLAINPKTKQDQERVSNGLHKLSEEDPTFTSHYDVELSQTIISGMGELHLEIMLDKLKHRFQVEVNVEKPRIPYRESIKIRASGEGKYKRQTGGRGQYGHSLIHIEPLTLNSEEPFVFENKIFGGAIPAKYIPAVEKGVKEAMDKGILAGYPVKWVKVILYDGSFHEVDSSDIAFQLAGSFAFKDAFSKASAYLLEPIMEVDVYSPEEYTGDIVSDLNGRRGRILGIEGERIQAFVPQAEMYKYSTSLRSQTQGRASYTMRFSHYEEVPSHISSKIIEERQEKTKS from the coding sequence GTGTATTCCTCTGATAAGATTCGTAATATTGCCCTCGTTTCCCATAGAGGGGCAGGAAAAACATCTTTAGCGGAAGCCCTTTTATTCAAAACAGGAAAAATAGATAGGCTTGGCTCGGTTGATTTAGAAACAAGCTTTTTTGATTATGGAGAGGAAGAAAGAAAGAGAAAGACAACCATATCATCAAATATAGGCTTTTTTGAATACAAGGGGTATAAAATAAACATTATTGACACCCCTGGCTATTTTGATTTTATCGGTGAGGTAAGGGCAGGATTAAGGGCGGTTGAGGGTGTAATCCTTCTTATAGATGCTGAAGCAGGTGTTCAAGTAGGAACAGAGAATGTGGGAAAAATTGCAGCCGAATATAACCTTCCCCTCCTTATTTTTATCAATAAGCTTGATAAGGAGAATGCCGATTTTAATAAAACAATTGAGCAGATAAGAAAAAAGCTCTCTCCTTCCTCTCCTTGCTTATTCATTCCCAATGGAAGGGGAGCTAATTTTTCATCCATAAGGGATGTTTTAAAAGAGGATTGCCCTGAAAAAGAGAGGCTTCTTGAAGCAATATCTGAAACAGACGATAAACTCCTTGAGAAATATTTGGAAAAGGGTGAGCTTTCATCTTCCGAGATTATGGAGGGGCTTACCTCTGGGATTAGAGAAAGAAAAATATTCCCTATCCTTTGTGGCTCATCTTTAAAAGAAATAGGGATAACAGAGCTACTTGATGCCATTATTTCATTTATTCCGGCCTATCACAAAACCATAGCATTAAATCCAGAAAACAAGGAGGTATTGGTGAACAAGGATAGCCCATTTTCTGGCTTTGTCTTTAAGGTAATTTCAGATCCCCATGTAGGCGAGCTTACATTTGTTAAGGTTTTATCCTTTAAGATGGAATCGGGGTGCGAGGTTTATAATTCAAGACAAAAACACAAAGAAAAATTGGGTCATCTTATGTTTGTTTGTGGAAAGACAAGACAGGATATCTCAGGAATTCCTGCGGGTGATATAGGCGTTGCGGTTAAGCTTAAAGGGGTGAAAATCTCTGATACCTTATGTGACCCAAGGTATTTGATAACATTTCCCGAGATTAAATTTCCCGAGCAGAGTATCTCGCTTGCCATAAACCCAAAGACAAAGCAAGATCAGGAGAGGGTAAGTAATGGCTTACACAAGCTCTCTGAAGAAGACCCAACATTTACATCCCATTATGATGTTGAGCTTTCTCAAACAATCATCTCGGGTATGGGTGAATTGCACCTTGAGATTATGTTGGATAAATTAAAACACAGGTTTCAAGTAGAGGTTAATGTAGAAAAGCCAAGGATTCCATATCGGGAATCAATAAAAATAAGGGCATCGGGAGAGGGAAAATACAAAAGGCAAACCGGTGGCAGGGGTCAATATGGCCATAGCCTTATCCACATAGAGCCACTTACTCTAAATAGTGAAGAGCCATTCGTCTTTGAAAATAAAATCTTTGGTGGAGCAATCCCTGCAAAGTATATCCCTGCGGTTGAAAAGGGTGTAAAGGAGGCAATGGATAAAGGAATTTTGGCAGGATATCCGGTAAAATGGGTAAAGGTTATCCTCTATGATGGCTCATTCCATGAGGTTGATTCCTCTGATATTGCCTTTCAGCTTGCCGGTTCATTTGCCTTTAAGGATGCATTTTCCAAGGCAAGTGCCTATCTTCTTGAGCCTATTATGGAGGTTGATGTCTATAGCCCAGAGGAATATACAGGTGATATAGTATCTGACTTGAATGGAAGGAGGGGAAGGATATTAGGGATTGAAGGCGAGCGTATCCAGGCATTTGTTCCCCAAGCTGAAATGTATAAATATTCCACAAGCTTAAGGTCGCAGACGCAGGGAAGGGCAAGCTATACAATGAGATTTTCCCACTATGAGGAGGTTCCAAGCCATATAAGTAGCAAGATTATAGAAGAAAGGCAGGAGAAAACAAAATCTTAA
- a CDS encoding phosphatidylglycerophosphatase A — MKKLILFTAYGFGLGKMPIIPATFGTLIGVLIFLLASQQKILYLLITLLVTIGGIKIAEIAEDASKIKDDRRIVIDEVAGFLITMIGMANSLFYLFLGFFLFRALDIIKPFPIRYSQRLKAGLGIMMDDVLAGIFSCIILNLIHYFYRFS; from the coding sequence ATGAAAAAGCTCATTCTTTTTACAGCCTATGGCTTTGGATTGGGAAAGATGCCTATTATCCCAGCAACCTTTGGAACATTGATTGGTGTTTTAATCTTTCTTCTTGCAAGCCAACAAAAGATACTTTATCTTCTTATAACCCTCTTGGTTACAATAGGAGGAATAAAAATAGCAGAGATTGCTGAAGATGCCTCAAAAATAAAGGATGACAGGAGGATAGTCATAGATGAGGTGGCGGGTTTTTTGATAACAATGATTGGCATGGCAAATTCTCTTTTCTATCTTTTTTTAGGATTTTTCCTCTTTAGAGCTCTAGATATTATAAAGCCCTTTCCCATTCGCTATTCCCAAAGGCTCAAAGCCGGGCTTGGAATTATGATGGATGATGTCCTGGCAGGGATTTTTTCCTGTATTATTCTTAATCTTATCCATTACTTTTACCGCTTTTCTTAA